From the genome of Alicyclobacillus sp. SO9:
GAAGGACTAGAAAAAACCAAAACGCTGGCGGCGCCGCGCTCGAGGAGACCGCGCGGCGCCCGGAACCCAAACTCTCGTTTGCCCGGGTTTCAGATTGTTTTCGACGGTTATCGCGGAAATTTGGCTGCATTCGCCATTTTACCGGGAATAATGTGGAATTCATATCTTTCTTCCCCTGCAGGCATAATAGGCGTACAACAAGGGGGTGAGAGAGATGGCAGAAGGACAGAAAAGCAACACTCCGATTTATCCAGGCGCCCTGAAAGCCTTGGAGCAATTCAAGTATGAAGTTGCCTCAGAGCTTGGCATCAATCCTCCACAGGATGGATACTGGGGAACGATGACCACGCGAGATACTGGATCCATTGGTGGTAACATGACTCGGAAATTGGTGGCGCTGGCTGAACAGCAGCTTTCCAACCGCGGCAGTTACTAATCCGCTTGTTGTTAACAGGAAGGGGTCAGCTATAGCTGGCCCCTTTTTGAATGTGATAAAATACGGGAAGAAATGTCTACTCAGGAGAGAAAACAGTTTGAGATTATCGAAAACGTTACTTTACGCAATGCCCAAGCGGACCCTGACCGCTGCAGTTGGAGCCTTTTCAAGGAGACCTGCAAGTCGGCATGTCATTCCCCTATATGCAAAATTTTATCACATCAATACGAACGAATCGGAACAGGATGTCTCCGAGTACACGTCATTGGCTTCCTTCTTTAGCCGTCGGTTACACCAGGGAGCACGTCCGGTGTCACACCAAGGCATTGTTTCTCCCGTGGATGGTACGGTACAGGGCCACGGGGAGATTCGTCAGCAGGAGTTGCTTCAAGCCAAAGGCTCTCACTACACTGTGGAAGCCTTGCTTGGCGACAAGAAAGATGCGGAAAAATTTATTGGAGGACAGTATGTAACGTTGTATCTGAGTCCTCGTGATTACCATCGGATTCACATGCCGATAGCCGGAGTCTTAAAGCGCTGGCGTTACATCCCCGGAAAGCTGTACCCAGTAAATGCCCTTGGCGTACGGCACATACACGGGTTGTTCACCAAGAACGAGCGCCTCGTTACCTTTGCCGACGCTTGTCAGGGCCAGTTTGCCGTTGTCAAAATAGGAGCCACCATCGTGGGCAGTATTAGAACACCCTATGGACCAAGCTATAAGGGAGCTTTTGTCCGTACGAGAAGGACGTATTCCGAAGGTACTGTAGCCTCAAGCCTCAGTGCGGGAGCAGAGCTTGGATACTTTGAATTTGGTTCAACGGTTATCCTCTTGTTTTCAAAAGACATGGGGGTTGAGCTAAATGTGTCGACAAATCAATTCGTTTTAATGGGCAGTAAAATTGGAAATTGTGAAAAGGATTATTCTGGATTTCGAGAATAAAGATGTACGAAGCGGACACCCTAATTTCGAGGTGACCGCTTATGAAAAAAGTCTGGAAAGCCTGTGGAAAAGGGCTCAAATGGTATTGGACTTGGTTTGTTAAGACCCAAGAAATGCAAGCGAATAATTACCATAGGTGGGAATGAGCTACATGGAGAGGCGCACAGACGCCTCTCTTTTTTGTCTTGTCAGAGATTGTGTGCTTGCCCAATTGGGCGAAAACTTGTACATTGTAGGGGAGAATGCCGATTCTGCGCTCCCTATTTTTGGTGCGTACTAAGGTTATGAGGTGACAAGCGAATGAGAATTTTGGTTGCTGGCGGTGACGGTTTCTGTGGATGGCCCACTGCTCTGTATTTTTCCGAACGCGGGCATGAGGTGGCTATCGTGGATAACATGATCCGCCGTCAGTGGGATGAAGAGTTGGGTAGCAACTCGCTCACTCCGATTTATTCTATGGAGGACAGGATTAATGCTTGGGAAGACAAATCAGGGAAGGCCATGAAGCTTTATGAAGGGGACCTTACCGAATACGAATTTGTCCATTCTTTTATGCAGGACTTCAAACCCGAAGCATTTATTCACTATGCTGAGCAACGTTCAGCGCCTTACTCCATGATTGATCGCGAACATGCGGTCTTTACTCAGATGAACAATGTGGTAGGCACCTTGAATGTGCTGTATGCCATTAAAGAGATTGTCCCTGACTGCCATCTGATTAAGTTGGGTACAATGGGTGAATATGGGACACCGAATATCGATATTGAAGAAGGCTATATCAAAATTGAACACAACGGCAGAGAGGATGTACTTCCTTATCCCAAACAACCGTTTTCGTTCTACCATTTGTCCAAGGTTCACGACAGCCACAACATCATGTTTACCTGCAAATCTTGGGGCATTCGCGCCACGGATTTAAATCAGGGTGTTGTGTACGGTTTGTGGACAGATGAAACTAAGCTGGACGAGAAACTATATAACCGTGTAGACTACGATGGGGTGTTTGGAACTGCCCTGAACCGCTTCTGTATTCAAGCGGCCGTGGGCCACGACTTGACTGTCTATGGAAAGGGAGGACAAACCCGCGCTTTCTTAGACATTCGAGACACACTGCAGTGTGTGGAACTGGCGACATTGAATCCTGCCGATCGCGGTGAGTTCCGCGTGTTCAACCAGTTCACTGAACAGTTCTCTGTGCTGGAGCTGGCCGAGCGCGTTAAGCGTGTTGCCGAAGAACAACTGGGCTTGACTGTCAACATTGCGCACCTGGAGAATCCACGCGTGGAAAAGGAACAACATTACTATAAGGCGGTTAATTCCAATTTGGTGGATTTGGGACTTAAACCTCATTTCCTATCAGATGAATTAATTGCTGACTTAATTAAAACCGCACAGCGGTACCAAGACAGAGTTAAAACAAGTGTGATTGCACCAAGCACAACTTGGAGGTAGTGATAGGAATGCGGATTGCCATGTTTACAGAAACCTTTTTACCGGGAACCGATGGGATTGTAACTCGTTTGTGTGCTACGCTAAAACACTTGGAGGAAGAAGGACATGAGGTCCTGTTATTTGCGCCTGCAGGGGCTCCAAGCGAATACGCTTCGGCAAAGGTGATTGGTGTACCGGCTTTCCGTTTCTTTCTCTATCCTGAAAAGAAATTTGCAATGCCGTGGGGTGGCTTTGCGAAGCAAATTCGAGAGTTTCAACCTGACTTTATCCACACGATAAACCCTGCATTTGTGGGATTGTCAGCTATCTATTATGCAAAGCGGTTTCGACTGCCCTTGGTGGCGTCCTACCACACCAACGTTCCAGCCTATGCCAGGCACTACCACCTGAATTGGCTGGAACCCGCTTTGTGGTGGTACTTTCGAACGTTGCACCGGCAGTCACAAATAAATTTATGTACGTCGCGAGCAACCATGCGTGAATTGGAGCAACACGGATTTGAAAATTTGGGCCTGTGGGAACGCGGTGTGGACGTACAATTGTACTCCAGTGCCCGCCCGAGTGACGCAATGCGGCAGCGTCTCGCACCGTCTGCAGGACCGACAGATAAAATTCTTTTATACGTCGGACGCTTGGCCACAGAGAAAAACCTGGAGGGATTGCGTCCGGGTCTGGAACGCATGCCGAATGTTCATTTGGCGATTGTAGGTGACGGACCGCATAGACAGGGTTTGGAACGCGTCTTCAGTGGAACGCATACAGTGTTCACAGGTTACATGCATGGAGAAGAACTGGCACAGGCATACGCTTCAGCAGATGGATTCGTATTTCCGTCTACGACTGAAACCTTAGGCCTCGTGTTGTTTGAAGCCATGGCCAGCGGACTGCCGATTATGGCAGCGAATAGTGCGCCGACGCAGGAAGTTTTGGAACACGGGAAAGCTGGGCTCATTTTTGACGCCGATGATATTGAATCCATGGTCGCTACGATGGACGAGTTGCTGTTTAATGAGGAACGCCGAGCTGTCTTGAATCAGCGGGCACAGGAAATTGCCCAGGATTTGGATTGGAGTGGACCGACCGAACAATTGCTGCACCACTATGAGCGGCTGTACGCCGAATCTGTGAAGCTTCAGTCCACGCCAATACGCGGGTCACGGTAGTTTAATACTGTGAGGCGAGATCAGACCTCCGGGAAGGATGATTCTCGGGATGTCCAGTCAGGGGGACAGCAGTTGCAAACCTCAGAAGTGCAGTATACTGGTGTTTTTAGGCATTCCATCAAACGCTATACGAAGTTTTTGCTTGTAGGAGCGGCAAACGCGTTTGTAGATTTGCTTGTCTTGAATGTTCTTATGCTGTTGACGCCAAATGCAACCGCGGTTGAGATTTTGGTGTACAACACGATTGCGGTTATGTGTGCGATTGCAAACAGCTACTTTTGGAATCGGCGCTGGACTTTTGCAGATACGACGGACGGAAGTGTCAGGGAGCGGTTGCTGTTCTTCTTTCAGGCCCTCATCAACATTGGACTGAACGACGTCATTGTAGTTTTGCTGTCCACTTACCTGATTTTTAGCAAATCTGTCCCTGTCTTTGTCAGCAGCAATGCTGCAAAAGGTCTTGCGATGTTTTTGTCCTCTTCCGTCAGTTACCTGTTTATGCGCTTGTTTGTCTTTCGCTCTAGCAAGCGGTGATATTCCGTGTCAGGTGACCACCGCCGCGTCAAGCCCCATCTGTTGCTAGGCGGTTCTGCTTGCAGGTTCCCCGCGTAGTCCCATCTGTTTTTTGAAGGCTGTGCCTAAATCCCAATTCTGATGTGGAACGACTTAATTTCCTGAATCGACTACATAAAAACCCGCCTTTTCCAGGTCAGCAATCAAGGTGTGCAGGTTCTGGGTTGGCTCAATTCTCAAAATAAGGCGCCGGTTCAGCATGTTAGGACCAGCGTCAAACGGGATTGCCGTAATGACATTAATCCCCAGCCGGTGCGTAACACGGAAGAGTTGGTGCAATGCTCCTTCAATTTCAGCCATTCCGAGCAATAAACGCTGGGACTCAACATTGGTAGCGAATGCGATTTCCAGGGCTCTGTTGATGTCTCCCCGTTTTACAATTCCCAAAAATTGATTGCCGTCTACCACAGGCACAAAAGGATACCGAATAATGACGTCAATGGTATGTTCAAAGTAGTTAGAAACACTAAGAGCAGGAATCGTCGTATCAACGGCTGGTTTAATGGCCTGAGTCAAAAATGATTCATATGTAATGCCACTGTCAAAAGACTCCTCAAATGCTTCAAAAATAGTCCTTTTACTCACTATTCCGACAAACTTGTTGTCGTCATCTGCACATGGTACGCTTAAGTGTCCCTCCATTCTCTGAAGCACCGACTGAACAGAATCTGTCGGACGTACCACCGTTAGTTCTGATTTATCCGTCATGTAGTTTTTAATAAACACCTTATCTACCTCCCACAAGCGTCTAATTTGATTATACTATGCCCTGTTGCTTTTGCGAGATGATTTCACGCAAAAACCCACGCCCGGGTACGCGTGGGTTTTTGCTGCCGTTGTTGTCGATGTTTATTCAACAACAACGATGCTTTCTGGGAGAGGAGAAACCGGAGGAAGCGCTTATGGGGAACTAAGCTCTTCCACGGTTGCCTACAACAGCTTGCTGCCGTTGTTAGTATCATCATGGACTATTGGAGCAAACTCTATACCTTTCCCCAGTAATTTTGGAGACTAATCAGAAATTGTGGTACAGTGAGCATAAATCTTATGGAATTACTAAGACAAACTCTGATTTAGCAGGTGTAAACTGTTGAGAATTATATCCGGTGAGTGGAAAGGGCTTAGATTGCAAGGCCCAAAAGGTGCACAAGTTCGCCCCACAACTGACCGCGTAAAAGAGGCAATGTTTAACTTGATGGGCAGTGTTCATGAGACTTTACCCGTCGTAGACTTGTTTGCGGGTTCTGGCGGGCTTGGGCTTGAAGCATTAAGCCGAGGGGCGGCGCATGCGGTCTTTGTCGATAAGAGCGGCCTTTCTTTAAAGGTACTGAAGGAGAACATTAGTCGATGTGGCGCAGAGTCCAGGAGTTCTGTCCGAAGGATGGACTGGAAAGAGGCTCTGTCCCAATTGCGAACGGAACACAAGCGACTTGGGTGGGTTTTTGTCGACCCGCCGTACCGGATGGATTTGTGGGAGTCAGTGCTGGAGTTCCTTCAAGAGCTCGGATTTGAAATGGTCAATGGAATCGTATGTGAGCACGGACGTCAATACCAGTTGCCACAGGTAAAAGGCGTCTATGAGATGTTTAAACAAAGGGCATACGGCGACATTGTTTTGACTCTTTACCGTGAGCGGAACTAGAGACCATCAGGGCGCTAGAGACGTTCGAGGAACGAGAGATACTGTGTCAAAGGACGATGCAAAATGAGGATTGCCATTTATCCAGGGAGTTTTGACCCAATTACATACGGACATTTAGACATTGTAAAACGGGCTGCAAAGTTGTTTGATAAAGTGATTGTGGCTGTTTTAAACAATCTTGATAAAAAGCCTGTTTTTACAACGCATGAGCGCATAGATTTGATAGGTGACGCTGTGTCGCAAATTGACGGTGTCAGTGCTGACAGTTTTGACGGTTTGCTTGTGGATTATGTGCGGTCTAAGGGTGCGGATGCAGTGATTCGCGGTCTCAGGGGAATTTCGGACTTTGAGAGTGAGTTTAGAATGGCACAGATGAACCGCAAACTCGACGAAGGAATCATTACTGTGTTTTTACCCAGCGATGCTGGCAATTCTTATGTGAGTTCTTCGCTAATTAAGCAAATTGCAGCTTATGGAGGAGATTTGTCAGAGTTCGTACCTGTACAAGTGGCGGCTGCACTACGAGATAAGTTCAGAGGGCACTAACACAACTGGCTGTCGGCTAATCAGGGGTGATAAAAGTGACACAGAGGAGAGTTGGAGTTGCACTCGGTTCAGGCGGAGCCAAAGGATTCGCACACGTAGGTGTGCTAAAGGCGCTTCAGGAATATCACGTGAACATTGATGTGGTTGCAGGCGCCAGTATGGGGAGTTTAATTGGAGCATTTTACGCCACCGGCATGACAGTCGACTTCATGGAGCGCTTGGCGTATACGCTTCGTTGGAGACACTGGGTCGATCTTACGGTTCCGAAAGTTGGTTTGATTGCAGGCGATAAGTTGCATGCTATGGTCAAGTTGTTGACCCGAAGCCTAACCATTGAAGAATCTCCGATGCCTTATGCAGCCGTAGCTACAGAATTGGTTGGAAAACAGCTAACGGTGTTTCGCACAGGTTTGATGGCAGATGCTGTGCGGGCCAGTACGGCAATTCCTGGAGTCTTTGTTCCTTTTGCCAAGGGTGACAACATCTATGTCGATGGCGGAGTGATGGAACCAGTCCCTGTGCAGGCAGCGAGGGACCTCGGGGCTGAGGTGGTAATTGGTGTGGATGTTTCAGCACCGGCCCGCGGCATCCCTCCATCAAATATGATGGAGGTTATTCTTCACTCTTTGGAAATCATGCAGGAGCAAGTCCGCGTCAGTGATGAAGCGACGGTCATGATTGTCCCGGACTTGCAAAACGTGGGCTCGTCTCAGTTCCACCGTGCGAAGGAGGCAGTTGCTGCCGGTTATACGGCTGCTGTCAACGCAATGGATGATATCTTGGCCGCAGTGTCTGAGCACCAGTCGTCCGATGCTGCTGGAGTATAGAAGGGGTGTTCTATGTGTTGTTCGATATTGATGAAGTGTTAAGGACAGGGGCTGTGGAGAAAACAGCACAATTGGACTGTGATTCCATTGCAAGCGAAAATGTTCAGGTAAAGGATATCGATAAAGTGGAGGTACAGCTTCGAGCCTTTGCAGATGGAGACGTGTGTATCACCAACAGTCATGTACAGACAACAGTCCGTTATATCTGTTCTCGGTGTCTCTCTCAGTTTAAAGAGCCTTTGGCCACAGATTTTCAGGAGCTGTTCACGCGAACTCAGGCCGCAGCGGATGAAGCAGAGGAGATCCACTTTGTCAAACAGGGCGAGGTTTTATTAGACCCATATGTGGAGCAAGCGATTAATCTTGTATTAAAGCTAAAGCCATTGTGTACAAGCGACTGTAAAGGTCTCTGCCCGGAATGCGGCACAAACCTCAATGAACACACCTGCAATTGTACGGTAGAAACCATTGATCCGCGTTTGGAAGTGCTAAAGGGGTTGCTTTCTGGGGACGAATCGGAGTAAGATGTTGAACGGTAGTGTATTAGGGAGGTGTTCGTAATGGCTGTACAACAACATCGCGCCTCTAAGACTCGCAAAAGGCTGCGCCGTACGCATTTTAAGCTTGAAATGCCGGGAATGGTACGTTGCTCTGAATGTGGAGAATATAAGCTTTCTCATCGCGTTTGCCCAAGTTGCGGGACTTATAAAGGACGAACTGTCGTTTCAAAGTGATGTATGAGTGAAGAGCAAGGGGGTCGGCACAGGTCGGCTCCCTTGTGTTTTTATTTCTGTGCGCGACCTTGTGAATTTTCACTCAACAACGCCAGACAGTGCCTTGAAGCAATGAGTTTTACTGGTTGACCGTATTTGTGTTCGGTGCACGATGGTGCAGAGTGTTGAGTTTGAACATATTTTACAGTAAACTTATGACCAGGTCTTAAGACTTGGTGCTAAGACTTGGTCATAAGTCTACTGGGACCTTTGTTTGGGCCTTGGCACACCAAGGGACGCTATTGGGATGTTGAAGAGCAACAAGGAGGCGACCATTCCTGAAAAAATCAGAGCGCAGAGTAGCCTTGGTTCGCACGGTAGCGGAGGTTCCTTTTGCTACTGATGAACAGTTAGCTGAGCGCTTCGGGGTGAGTGTTGCGACGATTCGGTTAGACAGGCAAGCATTGAACATTCCAGAAGTCAGAGAGCGTATTCGCCAGGTAGCCACGACACGCCGGGACGAAGTTCGCGCGTTGGAGCAACAGGATGTAATTGGGGATATCGTCGAACTGCATCTGAACCGCTATGCTGTTTCTGTACTCTCGGTTCAGTCGGGTCACGTCTTTTCTCGAAACGAAATACTCCGTGGTCATTTCCTGTTTGCCCAGGTGAATTCTCTTGCGATAGCACTTATGGACGCAAATATTGCCGTCACGGCACGGACTGATTTGAAGTTCCATAGACCCGTATATCTTGGCGAGCAATTGCGCGCGCGCGTAGATGTGATTGCCGAGCATTATGGCGTCGTGAAGTGTCATGCGGCGACCGAGTCTAATCATGACACCGTATTAGAAGGTACAATTTTTGTTGCAGTGGAACCGAGGGGACTCGTTCTCCCGAATTCTGAGAGGAGAGATGGCATTGAAGCTGGCGATTGATGTAATGGGGGGCGATTACTCACCTCAAGTGCCAGTAGAATCCGCTCTGGCTTTAGCGGGAGCACGACAAGATGTGGATTGGATATTGTTTGGTAATGAAGCACAAATTAGGGAATATACCGCAAACCGACCGCTTAGTAATGTGGAAATTGTCCATTCCTCAGAGGAAATTGAAGCTGGGGAAGAACCTGTGCGAGCGGTCCGGAAAAAACGGTTATCCTCACTCGTGTTGGCAGCCACAGCTGTTCGTGACGGTCGTGCCGATGCCATGGTTTCAGCAGGTAATACAGGGGCGCTGGTAGCCGCAGGTCTGCTGGTTCTAGGCAGACTGACAGGTATTGAAAGACCCGCCTTGGCTCCGGTGTTACCTACCTTCGCCGGAACGGGAGTACTGCTTCTTGATGCTGGCGCTACAATGGACGCTTCCGTTAAAAATCTGATTCAATATGCTCACATGGGGACGACCTATTCCCGGTACGTGCTCGGTGTCAAGGAACCGCGGGTGGGACTCCTTAACGTCGGGACAGAACCTGGAAAAGGCAATCAGCTGACAAAGGAGACATTTTCTTTGTTGCAGGCAGAAACATCAAACTTTGTGGGAAACATTGAAGCGAGAGACCTTTTGAACGGTGAATGCGATGTGGTTGTCTGCGATGGATTTGTGGGGAATGTCGTGCTGAAACTCGTTGAGGGCGTTGGTTTGGGTATGTTTTCGACGCTAAAAGAATCGCTGTCTGAGGCTAGTTTTGTCAGTAAAATCGGCGGTGCATTGCTCAAACCCGAGCTTCGTCGATTCAGAGACAGATTTGACTATGCAGAGTATGGAGGTGCACCTTTCCTTGGTGTTGGCGGCGGTTGCATCAAAGCTCATGGAAGCAGCAATCACAGGGCCTGGCAAACTGCTTTGAAACAGGCAATTCAGTTCTGTGAGCAGGACCTATTGGCAAAAATGAAGCAGGAAATATCTGTTTCTGCCCCGTCTCAATCAAACAACAATGAAGGCTAGAGATAACCAAGGTGGTTTGCATCTGAAGCTTAGACCGGTGGAGTTCTGAATTTTAGTCAAAAAACGAGTAGCGGGAGGAAGACTGATGAGTTATCATGCAGGCATTGTAGGAACGGGATCGGCATTGCCGACGCGCATTTTAACAAATGCTGATTTTGAAAAGATGGTAGATACCAATGACGAGTGGATTGTTTCCAGAACAGGAATACGAGAACGAAGGATTGCAGAAGAGGGGGAGGCTACTTCAGACTATGCGACTGCGGCCTGCCAAAATGCTTTGGATGCCGCTGGAGTGGCAGCCGAGGATGTGGATTTGGTGATTTGCGCAACGGTCACGCCTGACATGATGTTTCCGGCTACGGCATGTTTGATTCAGGACCGTCTCGGCGCGACACATGCTGCAGCGTTTGACTTGTCAGCAGCGTGCAGCGGCTTCATGTATGGCGTAACTGTTGGCTCTGGATTGATTGAAAGCGGCGTGTACAAGAACGTGTTGGTTGTTGCTGGGGACCTTCTGTCGAGGATCACGGACTATGAAGACCGGTCAACGTGTGTTCTCTTCGGAGATGGTGCAGGAGCTGTCTTGTTGTCGCGGGTTGAGGAAGGTAGAGGTGTTTTGGCAAGTGACTTGGGCTCAGACGGGAGCGGAGCAAAATACCTGTTGCAACCCGCAGGCGGCTCGCGAATGCCGGCGTCGGTTGAATCCGTAGAACAGCGACAACACTATTTGAAAATGGAGGGCCGCGAAACCTTTAAATTCGCTGTCAAAGCCATGGCTTCATCCACAGAGCGCGTGCTTGAGCAAGCGGGTCTCACGAAGCAAGATATCGATGTGCTGGTACCTCATCAAGCTAATATCCGAATTATCGAAGCTGCGAGAACAAGGTTTGGGCTCGATGAAGACAAAGTGGTTGTCACGATTCACAAGTACGGAAACACTTCAGCGTCTTCGATTCCCATCGCACTTGACGAAGCAGTTCGTTCCGGGCGAGCAAAGCCTGGAGATGTTATAGTGATGGTAGGCTTTGGTGGAGGGCTTACTTGGGGTGCCCTGGCAGTCCGTTTGTGAGTATGTACTTGGGGAGTGCGGGGCCGAAAGTCGGAGGTCCCTGTTCCGCCTTGGCTAGTGCTAACGATTCGTAGGAGGGATTTGATGAGGTTAGGCTACTTGTTCCCTGGACAAGGGGCTCAATACATAGGTATGGGAAAAGAGTTAATAGAGACTTACAAAGAGGCAAAGCAACTGTTTGCACAAGCAGATGACGCTTTGGGGTTCTCTTTGTCACGGATTATATTGGAAGGCCCGGAAGAACAGTTACGCTTGACATACCACACGCAGCCGGCACTGTTAACGGTTAGTGTGGCTGCTTACAGAGTGTTTTCCTCTGAATGTGGTGATGTCGTTCCGGTGGTATGCGCCGGTCACAGTCTTGGTGAGTATTCCGCATTGGTGGCCGCCGGTGCAATAGATTTTACGGATGCTGTTCGGTTGGTGCATCATCGGGGGAAATGGATGGACGAAGCCGTCCCTGCCGGACAAGGAGCTATGACGGCTGTGATGGGAATGGAACGGGACAAGTTGGAGGAAGTCTGTCGCCAAGCTGCGGAAGAAGCTGGAGTAGTGGAACTTGCCAACATTAACTCGCCAGGTCAAATTGTCATCTCGGGAACTGCCGAAGGTGTGGAAAGAGCTGCTGCTCTGGCCAAAGAACAAGGGGCTAGGCGCACCATCCCCTTGGTCGTGAGCGGACCGTTCCACTGTAGTCTGATGAAACCTGCAGCGTCTAAGCTGAAAGAAATGTTGCTTGAGACCGACCTCAAAGACACCTCTGTACCTGTGGTTGCCAATGTGGATGCACAACCCAAAACACATGCACAGGATATTCGCACTGCTTTGGAACGTCAGCTGTATTCGCCTGTTCTTTGGGAAGAAGATGTGCGGGCTATGATGCAACTCGGTGCAGAGGGTTTTATCGAATTTGGACCGGGGACAGTCTTGTCTGGTTTAGTCAAAAAAGTGGAACGCAGGATTCCGACATTTCATGTAGAAAATGAAGAATCACTGCAGCAAACCATGGCAGCAATCAAGGGTTAAGGAGGGGGAATTGGTGAAGGAGAAAGTATCTGTAGTCACCGGGGCTTCCCGCGGCATAGGACG
Proteins encoded in this window:
- a CDS encoding patatin-like phospholipase family protein, coding for MTQRRVGVALGSGGAKGFAHVGVLKALQEYHVNIDVVAGASMGSLIGAFYATGMTVDFMERLAYTLRWRHWVDLTVPKVGLIAGDKLHAMVKLLTRSLTIEESPMPYAAVATELVGKQLTVFRTGLMADAVRASTAIPGVFVPFAKGDNIYVDGGVMEPVPVQAARDLGAEVVIGVDVSAPARGIPPSNMMEVILHSLEIMQEQVRVSDEATVMIVPDLQNVGSSQFHRAKEAVAAGYTAAVNAMDDILAAVSEHQSSDAAGV
- the rsmD gene encoding 16S rRNA (guanine(966)-N(2))-methyltransferase RsmD, translated to MRIISGEWKGLRLQGPKGAQVRPTTDRVKEAMFNLMGSVHETLPVVDLFAGSGGLGLEALSRGAAHAVFVDKSGLSLKVLKENISRCGAESRSSVRRMDWKEALSQLRTEHKRLGWVFVDPPYRMDLWESVLEFLQELGFEMVNGIVCEHGRQYQLPQVKGVYEMFKQRAYGDIVLTLYRERN
- the asd gene encoding archaetidylserine decarboxylase (Phosphatidylserine decarboxylase is synthesized as a single chain precursor. Generation of the pyruvoyl active site from a Ser is coupled to cleavage of a Gly-Ser bond between the larger (beta) and smaller (alpha chains). It is an integral membrane protein.), whose translation is MRLSKTLLYAMPKRTLTAAVGAFSRRPASRHVIPLYAKFYHINTNESEQDVSEYTSLASFFSRRLHQGARPVSHQGIVSPVDGTVQGHGEIRQQELLQAKGSHYTVEALLGDKKDAEKFIGGQYVTLYLSPRDYHRIHMPIAGVLKRWRYIPGKLYPVNALGVRHIHGLFTKNERLVTFADACQGQFAVVKIGATIVGSIRTPYGPSYKGAFVRTRRTYSEGTVASSLSAGAELGYFEFGSTVILLFSKDMGVELNVSTNQFVLMGSKIGNCEKDYSGFRE
- a CDS encoding HPP family protein gives rise to the protein MFIKNYMTDKSELTVVRPTDSVQSVLQRMEGHLSVPCADDDNKFVGIVSKRTIFEAFEESFDSGITYESFLTQAIKPAVDTTIPALSVSNYFEHTIDVIIRYPFVPVVDGNQFLGIVKRGDINRALEIAFATNVESQRLLLGMAEIEGALHQLFRVTHRLGINVITAIPFDAGPNMLNRRLILRIEPTQNLHTLIADLEKAGFYVVDSGN
- a CDS encoding GtrA family protein, whose product is MQTSEVQYTGVFRHSIKRYTKFLLVGAANAFVDLLVLNVLMLLTPNATAVEILVYNTIAVMCAIANSYFWNRRWTFADTTDGSVRERLLFFFQALINIGLNDVIVVLLSTYLIFSKSVPVFVSSNAAKGLAMFLSSSVSYLFMRLFVFRSSKR
- a CDS encoding glycosyltransferase family 1 protein, producing MRIAMFTETFLPGTDGIVTRLCATLKHLEEEGHEVLLFAPAGAPSEYASAKVIGVPAFRFFLYPEKKFAMPWGGFAKQIREFQPDFIHTINPAFVGLSAIYYAKRFRLPLVASYHTNVPAYARHYHLNWLEPALWWYFRTLHRQSQINLCTSRATMRELEQHGFENLGLWERGVDVQLYSSARPSDAMRQRLAPSAGPTDKILLYVGRLATEKNLEGLRPGLERMPNVHLAIVGDGPHRQGLERVFSGTHTVFTGYMHGEELAQAYASADGFVFPSTTETLGLVLFEAMASGLPIMAANSAPTQEVLEHGKAGLIFDADDIESMVATMDELLFNEERRAVLNQRAQEIAQDLDWSGPTEQLLHHYERLYAESVKLQSTPIRGSR
- a CDS encoding alpha/beta-type small acid-soluble spore protein; this translates as MAEGQKSNTPIYPGALKALEQFKYEVASELGINPPQDGYWGTMTTRDTGSIGGNMTRKLVALAEQQLSNRGSY
- a CDS encoding NAD-dependent epimerase/dehydratase family protein, producing the protein MRILVAGGDGFCGWPTALYFSERGHEVAIVDNMIRRQWDEELGSNSLTPIYSMEDRINAWEDKSGKAMKLYEGDLTEYEFVHSFMQDFKPEAFIHYAEQRSAPYSMIDREHAVFTQMNNVVGTLNVLYAIKEIVPDCHLIKLGTMGEYGTPNIDIEEGYIKIEHNGREDVLPYPKQPFSFYHLSKVHDSHNIMFTCKSWGIRATDLNQGVVYGLWTDETKLDEKLYNRVDYDGVFGTALNRFCIQAAVGHDLTVYGKGGQTRAFLDIRDTLQCVELATLNPADRGEFRVFNQFTEQFSVLELAERVKRVAEEQLGLTVNIAHLENPRVEKEQHYYKAVNSNLVDLGLKPHFLSDELIADLIKTAQRYQDRVKTSVIAPSTTWR
- a CDS encoding DUF177 domain-containing protein; the encoded protein is MLFDIDEVLRTGAVEKTAQLDCDSIASENVQVKDIDKVEVQLRAFADGDVCITNSHVQTTVRYICSRCLSQFKEPLATDFQELFTRTQAAADEAEEIHFVKQGEVLLDPYVEQAINLVLKLKPLCTSDCKGLCPECGTNLNEHTCNCTVETIDPRLEVLKGLLSGDESE
- the rpmF gene encoding 50S ribosomal protein L32, which gives rise to MAVQQHRASKTRKRLRRTHFKLEMPGMVRCSECGEYKLSHRVCPSCGTYKGRTVVSK
- the fapR gene encoding transcription factor FapR; the encoded protein is MKKSERRVALVRTVAEVPFATDEQLAERFGVSVATIRLDRQALNIPEVRERIRQVATTRRDEVRALEQQDVIGDIVELHLNRYAVSVLSVQSGHVFSRNEILRGHFLFAQVNSLAIALMDANIAVTARTDLKFHRPVYLGEQLRARVDVIAEHYGVVKCHAATESNHDTVLEGTIFVAVEPRGLVLPNSERRDGIEAGD
- the coaD gene encoding pantetheine-phosphate adenylyltransferase — encoded protein: MRIAIYPGSFDPITYGHLDIVKRAAKLFDKVIVAVLNNLDKKPVFTTHERIDLIGDAVSQIDGVSADSFDGLLVDYVRSKGADAVIRGLRGISDFESEFRMAQMNRKLDEGIITVFLPSDAGNSYVSSSLIKQIAAYGGDLSEFVPVQVAAALRDKFRGH